A window of Castanea sativa cultivar Marrone di Chiusa Pesio chromosome 1, ASM4071231v1 contains these coding sequences:
- the LOC142624617 gene encoding uncharacterized protein LOC142624617 has product MSKPEVNEVLFAYIVVAFHAMSLMLVRVDNGVQRPVYYVTKSLHEAEVRYLPLEKAILAVVHSTRKLPHYFQSHTVIVLTQLPLKSLLQSADYTGRIAKWGTILGAFDIKYMPHTSVKGQVLADLVAEFAEPSVEEKEDKQNMDGKSIGMVALQEPLSWKVYMDGMANQKGLGVGLVIASPEMIIIKKSLRLSFPATNNEAEYEALLVGMTIVQKLGGKAVEMFSDSRLVVGLVEGELEAKDPRMQQYLNQVRLLQSKFESFTLLQVLRSKNTHTDSLATLATSSA; this is encoded by the coding sequence ATGTCCAAACCCGAGGTAAATGAAGTTTTGTTTGCATACATTGTTGTTGCTTTTCATGCTATGAGCTTGATGCTGGTACGGGTGGACAATGGTGTGCAGAGGCCAGTCTATTATGTGACCAAATCACTGCACGAGGCCGAGGTTCGTTACTTACCACTAGAAAAAGCCATTTTGGCAGTGGTGCACTCTACACGTAAGCTCCCCCACTACTTTCAATCTCATACAGTTATTGTTCTAACTCAACTTCCACTTAAATCGTTACTTCAGAGTGCTGACTATACTGGAAGAATTGCTAAATGGGGGACGATcttaggggcttttgatattaagtaCATGCCTCATACCTCTGTTAAGGGTCAAGTTCTCGCAGACTTGGTGGCTGAGTTTGCTGAGCCTTctgtagaagaaaaagaagacaagcagaatatggatggaaaatcaattGGCATGGTCGCCCTTCAAGAGCCTTTGTCCTGGAAGGTGTATATGGATGGTATGGCAAATCAAAAAGGATTAGGAGTGGGTTTAGTTATAGCATCTCCCGAGATGATCATTATCAAAAAATCCTTGAGGTTGAGTTTCCCGGCCACAAATAATGAAGCTGAATATGAGGCCCTATTGGTTGGGATGACCATAGTCCAGAAGTTGGGAGGAAAGGCAGTAGAGATGTTCTCTGACTCAAGATTGGTTGTTGGCCTAGTAGAAGGGGAATTGGAGGCCAAAGATCCGAGAATGCAACAATATTTGAATCAAGTAAGACTTTTGCAGTCAAAGTTTGAATCTTTCACTTTATTGCAAGTCCTTAGGAGCAAGAATACCCACACTGATTCCCTGGCCACCCTTGCAACATCCTCAGCTTAG
- the LOC142622093 gene encoding putative WRKY transcription factor 53 has product MENGWSWEQKTVISELIQGMELAKQLRVQFSGTSSSPETTDMLLQRILNSYEKALLILRWSGPVGQSHTMGVTGGVPGSPISVNGSPGSDEFEKGLKDQQELNDASKKRKILPRWTDQVRVNSETGLEGPHDDGYSWRKYGQKDILGAKYPRSYYRCTFRITQNCWATKQVQRSDEDPNLFEITYRGRHTCSHATNLVPAPSSPEKQEQKHNNNNNDNQQQQSLDILSTIRNNLRVATENLDNREMAHPFSFPSTSFGCMKSENSHFSLSELDNSTLLGGFPQPFLSQASPESNYFTASPFQVSNFGGVHMQFSNSESEIISAHTSTTNSPILDIDFSLDPVEIDPNFPFDTPGFFS; this is encoded by the exons ATGGAGAATGGTTGGAGCTGGGAGCAGAAGACAGTGATTAGTGAACTAATTCAAGGAATGGAACTAGCAAAACAATTAAGGGTACAATTTAGTGGTACATCTTCATCACCTGAGACCACGGATATGTTGTTACAGAGGATACTAAATTCATACGAGAAGGCTCTTTTGATTCTGAGATGGAGTGGGCCAGTGGGACAGTCCCATACTATGGGAGTAACAGGTGGTGTGCCCGGGTCTCCAATTTCTGTCAACGGAAGTCCTGGGAGCGATGAATTTGAGAAGGGTCTTAAGGATCAACAGGAACTTAATGATGCCTCAAAGAAAAG AAAGATATTGCCTAGATGGACAGACCAAGTGAGGGTGAACTCTGAGACAGGGTTGGAAGGACCTCATGATGATGGCTATAGTTGGAGAAAATATGGTCAGAAGGACATCCTAGGAGCCAAATATCCTAG AAGCTATTACAGATGCACCTTTCGTATCACTCAAAACTGCTGGGCAACAAAACAAGTTCAAAGATCAGATGAAGACCCCAATTTATTTGAAATCACATACCGAGGAAGGCACACCTGTTCCCACGCTACCAATTTGGTTCCAGCACCATCATCACCTGAAAAACAAGAACagaaacacaacaacaacaacaatgataATCAACAACAGCAATCACTAGATATACTCTCAACAATTCGAAACAATTTGAGGGTTGCTACCGAGAACTTGGACAATAGAGAGATGGCACATCCATTCTCTTTTCCTTCAACTTCATTTGGATGTATGAAGAGTGAAAACAGTCACTTTTCACTTTCAGAACTTGACAATAGCACTCTCTTGGGTGGTTTTCCTCAGCCATTTTTGTCTCAGGCTAGCCCTGAATCAAACTACTTCACAGCTTCCCCATTTCAAGTCAGCAACTTTGGAGGGGTTCACATGCAATTCTCCAATTCAGAATCTGAGATAATCTCAGCACACACTTCAACCACCAATTCTCCAATTCTAGACATAGACTTCTCACTTGATCCAGTGGAAATTGATCCTAATTTCCCATTTGACACCCCAGGGTTTTTCTCTTAA
- the LOC142622094 gene encoding uncharacterized protein LOC142622094 gives MISSPTFQPLCNTVTFLVPPTFLGSSAFLQNPIKNPYRKRRESKCYRERLGGKRRGEIVCWALLPVDPWAPNIDSQSIASQLFAFSLFPYLGFLYFITKSKSAPKLTLFGFYFLLAFVGATIPAGIYAKVYYGTSLSNVDWLHGGAESLLTLTNLFIVMGLREALRRAQVTKQNKSNSAAGLKEERRSI, from the exons ATGATCTCAAGTCCAACATTTCAACCTCTATGTAACACGGTCACCTTTTTAGTCCCTCCAACTTTTCTGGGTTCCTCTGCATTCTTACAAAACCCCATAAAAAACCCATATAGAAAAAGGAGGGAATCCAAGTGTTATAGAGAGAGATTGGGTGGTAAGAGAAGGGGAGAGATTGTGTGTTGGGCATTGCTCCCAGTTGACCCATGGGCACCCAACATTGATTCACAGAGTATAGCTTCACAGCTCtttgctttttctttgtttccctACCTTGGTTTCTTGTACTTCATCACTAAATCCAAGTCTGCTCCAAAGCTCACCCTCTTTGGATTCTACTTCTTGCTCGCCTTTGTAGGGGCTACCA TTCCTGCTGGAATTTATG CAAAGGTGTATTATGGTACCTCCTTGTCTAACGTGGATTGGTTACATGGTGGAGCTGAGTCACTTCTTACTTTGACCAACTTATTTATTGTGATGGGATTGAGAGAGGCTCTGAGGAGAGCTCAagttacaaaacaaaacaaatctaattCTGCTGCGGGGTTGAAAGAAGAGAGGCGTTCCATATAG
- the LOC142624626 gene encoding uncharacterized protein LOC142624626 produces the protein MYNEIDGDVENVAVRTFKVGLPTEHGLRKSLTMKAAIDMRQLMDRILKYKRVEEDHVQSKGKMKGYLERKDLRVGGFQGIRPKRDFPSHPRTAETPLINSLFKEPVHHILEKIRHEPYFRPPKKMSGDASMRNQNLHCHYHQDKGHITEDCRTLRDHLNQLIKAGKINHLLVKPDGKGGQQGTRKYWGQAPQPSLGTINVILAQPRGEFGTLSRVMTVQNNCGNEVMEESNQADKRMKFSATPVLGFFDKDKEGTYQPHDDALVVTVCIGGYDVRRVLVDDGSGAEIMYPYLFIGLKLKDEDLEKYDHPLVGFDGKQVIPRGMIKLPVHVEGSEVQVNFIVVMAYSPYTAILARPWLHAMEAVSSTLHVMVKYPIRGSVGVLRGSQMQSKEIAREVGEAEDGGTAEQIDKVFIGEDEEKYFQVGSKLLKPEREELVQFLQDNIDVFAWTTYDVPGINPEVIFHHLNVNPHAMPRKQPPRRTSQEHAEAVKEEVNLNKACPKDPFPIPRIDQLVDATVGHPRMSFLDAFQGYHQIPLSLNDQEKTAFRAPNGNYHYRVMPFGLKNAGSTYQRMVTRMFDAQLGRNMEAYIDDMVIKSKRTEDHLKDLHETFSVLRKHKLRLNASKCSFGVGSGKFLGYMITHRGIEVNPDQIKAILGLQPPRNPKEVQKLAGMFAALNRFISRSADRCRPFYRLLHKWKDLRWTNECNLAFENLKQYLAKPPILSRPEKEEVLYAYLAVTDHAAIMRKSDYTGRVAKWGTKLGAYDVKYMPRTAIKGQILADFVAEFTEGQINQEDTMVTVTTIALEHATPWEVYTDGASNRKGAGFGVVLISPEKLVIEKSLRLGFSATNNKAEYEALLVGAQMARHLGGRIVKLYCDSRLVVGQVNGAFEAKDERMKGYLKRVKGVLSLFESFQVQQVPRGQNAYVDSLAMLATSLGSKLPRMVMVEDLLTSSLTSSSAVWVHNIHVGPSWMDPIIAFLQQGVLPVDGTMAEKVRRSAPRYWLSGEQKLYRRSYAGLYLLCVHPEAVEPLLEELHEGCWVEELPHVLWAYRTTPRRLTGETPFSITYGMEAIIPLESSFLTLKSDQYDEASNHDRMYDCLNTIEERREIASVKMGSYQQKLKQTYDKGVRSRPLVPGDLVLRKVVGVARNPAWGKLGPNWEGPYKITSLAGIGAYRLEDLDGRVVPRLWNVNNL, from the exons atgtataatgaaattgatggggatGTGGAGAATGTAGCCGTgagaactttcaaggtgggcctTCCCACGGAGCATGGGTTAAGGAAGTCCTTGACAATGAAAGCCGCGATAGATATGCGTCAGCTCATGGACCGGATACTTAAGTATAAACGGGTAGAAGAAGATCATGtgcaaagcaaaggaaaaatgaaagggTATCTGGAGAGGAAGGATCTTCGAGTAGGGGGGTTTCAAGGTATTCGACCTAAACGAGACTTTCCAAGCCACCCGAGGACCGCCGAGACTCCTctaattaattcattatttaaGGAGCCCGTGCATCACATACTGGAGAAAATTCGGCATGAACCATATTTTAGGCCACCCAAaaaaatgagtggagatgcatccaTGAGGAATCAAAACCTCCACTGCCATTACCATCAAGATAAGGGACACATCACGGAGGATTGCCGGACATTGCGCGATCATTTGAATCAACTGATTAAGGCCGGAAAGATCAATCATTTATTGGTTAAACCGGACGGGAAAGGGGGACAGCAAGGCACTCGAAAATATTGGGGTCAGGCCCCTCAGCCATCGCTAGGCACTATTAACGTCATCTTGGCGCAGCCGAGAGGAGAATTTGGGACACTTTCTCGAGTCATGACTGTTCAAAACAACTGTGGGAATGAGGTAATGGAAGAAAGTAATCAAGCCGATAAAAGAATGAAGTTCTCGGCAACACCGGTATTGGGGTTTTTCGATAAGGACAAAGAGGGCACATATCAACCCCACGATGACGCTTTGGTGGTAACGGTTTGTATTGGGGGATATGATGTAAGGcgagtcttggtggatgatggaagtggtgcaGAAATCATGTATCCTTATCTGTTTATTGGTTTGAAGTTGAAAGatgaagatttggaaaaatatgaTCATCCATTGGTTGGTTTTGATGGGAAGCAGGTAATCCCACGAGGAATGATTAAGTTACCTGTGCATGTGGAGGGTTCCGAAGTGCAGGTGaacttcatagttgttatggcaTACTCCCCGTACACGGCCATTTTGGCTAGGCCTTGGCTTCATGCGATGGAGGCTGTTTCATCTACTTTACACGTAATGGTGAAATACCCTATACGAGGAAGTGTGGGAGTATTACGTGGCAGCCAAATG CAATCAAAGGAGATTGCTCGGGAAGTCGGTGAAGCTGAGGATGGAGGCACTGCCGAGCAGATAGACAAGGTGTTTATAggggaagatgaagaaaaatattttcaagtagGATCTAAGTTGTTAAAACCGGAAAGGGAGGAGCTGGTTCAATTTTTACAggataacattgatgtttttgcatggacgacCTATGACGTACCTGGAATTAATCCAGAAGTTATTTTCCACCATTTGAATGTTAATCCCCATGCTATGCCCCGAAAGCAGCCTCCTCGACGTACATCTCAGGAACATGCGGAGGCAGTTAAAGAGGAGGTTA ATTTGAATAAGGCATGTCCCAAGGACCCCTTCCCTATACCCAGAAtcgatcaactggtggatgcaactgtgggGCACCCCCGAATGAGTTTCTTGGATGCATTCCAAGGGTATCATCAGATCCCTTTGTCATtgaatgatcaggagaagacggcTTTTCGCGCCCCTAATGGCAACTACCACTACcgagtgatgccctttggtttaaagaatgcaGGATCCACTTACCAACGAAtggtgaccagaatgttcgatgCGCAGCTGGGGCGTAATATGGAAGCTTATATCGATGACAtggtaattaaaagtaaaaggaCGGAAGACCATTTGAAGGATTTGCATGAGACCTTCTCAGTGTTAAGAAAGCATAAGTTACGCTTGAATGCatcgaagtgttcttttggagtgGGCTCGGGAAAGTTTCTGGGGTACATGATAACTCATCGGGGGATTGAAGTTAATCCCGATCAAATCAAGGCCATCTTAGgtttgcagcctcctcggaatccAAAAGAAGTACAGAAGCTAGCCGGTATGTTTGCagccttgaataggttcatatccCGGTCCGCAGATAGGTGCCGCCCCTTTTATCGTCTTTTGCATAAGTGGAAAGATTTACGGTGGACTAATGAATGTAATTTGGCTTTTGAGAATTTAAAGCAATACTTGGCTAAACCACCAATATTGTCGAGACCAGAAAAGGAAGAGGTGTTATATGCTTATCTAGCCGTCACAGATCACGCT GCTATCATGAGGAAGTCGGACTACACGGGGCGTGTAGCTAAATGGGGAACCAAGCTTGGAGCTTATGatgtcaaatatatgcctcggaCTGCGATTAAAGGGCAAATCCTTGCCGATTTCGTGGCCGAGTTCACGGAAGGTCAGATTAACCAAGAGGATACCATGGTGACAGTGACGACCATTGCACTGGAACACGCCACTCCTTGGGAAGTCTATACAGATGGGGCGTCAAATCGAAAGGGGGCCGGGTTTGGGGTCGTGTTAATTTCTCCCGAAAAGTTAGTcattgaaaaatcattgagacTGGGATTCTCAGCCACAAATAATAAGGCTGAATATGAAGCTCTCTTGGTAGGCGCCCAAATGGCTAGACACTTGGGAGGAAGAATAGTAAAATTATATTGTGATTCCAGGCTAGTGGTAGGGCAAGTTAACGGAGCGTTTGAGGCAAAAGATGAGCGAATGAAAGGCTATCTCAAAAGAGTCAAAGGGGTGTTAAGTTTGTTTGAGAGCTTCCAAGTACAACAAGTCCCAAGGGGACAGAACGCTTATGTTGATTCATTAGCCATGTTAGCCACGTCACTAGGCTCAAAATTGCCACGTATGGTCATGGTAGAGGATTTATTGACCTCTAGCTTGACAAGCAGCTCGGCGGTATGGGTTCACAATATTCATGTAGGCCCaagctggatggacccaatCATAGCTTTCTTGCAGCAAGGTGTATTGCCTGTAGATGGAACAATGGCCGAGAAGGTACGAAGAAGTGCTCCCCGTTACTGGCTGTCAGGGGAGCAAAAGCTCTACAGGCGTTCCTATGCAGGGCTGTATCTGCTTTGCGTACATCCTGAAGCTGTGGAACCTTtgctggaagaattgcatgaag GATGCTGGGTAGAGGAATTGCCTCATGTATTATGGGCTTATCGCACTACACCCCGAAGATTGACAGGCGAGACTCCCTTTTCAATAACGTATGGAATGGAAGCTATAATACCATTAGAATCGAGTTTTCTCACCCTGAAGTCCGACCAGTATGACGAAGCGAGCAATCATGATAGGATGTATGATTGTTTGAATACTATTGAGGAGAGAAGAGAAATAGCCAGTGTGAAGATGGGCAgctatcagcagaagctcaaacaGACATACGACAAGGGAGTTAGGTCCAGGCCCTTGGTACCAGGTGATTTGGTACTAAGAAAAGTAGTTGGGGTAGCAAGAAATCCCGCTTGGGGAAAgttgggacctaattgggagGGGCCGTATAAAATTACCTCATTAGCAGGTATAGGGGCTTATCGTTTAGAAGATCTGGATGGGAGGGTGGTTCCTCGCctttggaatgtaaataacttataa